A region from the Cryptosporangium arvum DSM 44712 genome encodes:
- a CDS encoding nuclear transport factor 2 family protein, protein MTESTNLTTSSTARHSLDLWLTMWNTDGEIARQICADDFRIHFAVTERDGSTPADDIRTAEDFVIYLDWWHEQNPGVVFTRIDDAIDGDHGRLLWDVEADGTLAGGVDVFDFAEDGRVRRVWSVGGQRSMRS, encoded by the coding sequence ATGACCGAGAGCACCAACCTCACGACCAGCTCCACCGCCCGGCACTCGCTCGACCTGTGGCTGACGATGTGGAACACCGACGGCGAGATCGCGCGGCAGATCTGCGCCGACGACTTCCGGATCCACTTCGCGGTGACCGAGCGTGACGGGTCGACCCCCGCCGACGACATCCGCACCGCTGAAGACTTCGTGATCTACCTCGACTGGTGGCACGAGCAGAACCCGGGTGTCGTCTTCACCAGGATCGACGACGCGATCGACGGCGATCACGGCCGGCTGCTGTGGGACGTCGAGGCGGACGGCACTCTGGCGGGCGGCGTCGACGTGTTCGACTTCGCCGAGGACGGCCGGGTCCGGCGGGTCTGGTCCGTCGGTGGACAGCGGAGCATGCGCAGCT